In Lachnospiraceae bacterium, the DNA window AAATTCCACTGACTGTATTTGTCCTGTTATTTTCAGGACATCCTGTGTATAAGTCTCTATTTCCAGATGCAGTCCCTTAAACACCACCACACAATCTGCTGCTTTTATTTTTATATACAGATCTGTGTAAATAAGAAGGCTCCTGAAATTTTCCACTACTGTCTCATAAGGGCCTGTAAAATGAAGCAGGATATCTCCCATCATCACATCCCTTGGAAGACCAAGAGCTTCCACTACAGCCCTTTTTCTATCCTCTCTCATACCACTTCTCCCAGAGCCCTTTCTTTTCATCATTATATGACAGTACTGCCCACAGAATACATGTTCTTCCGGAATCTTTCTGCACCTATTTTTCGATCCAGGAATATCTTATAGGGAAAGTATTTCTCTGTGAGGTTTTTATGAATTCCAAGTTGAATCCTGCTTCTGAAACCATTTCCATGGTAAAAGCAGCTCAGACAAACGAAGAAGATATTCCGGTAGCCCCACTGCCAAATCCTGGAGAAGGCGGACCTGTATATGACGATTCCATGGATAACAACTCCGGTGGAAACGGTTCTTTTGGTGATGACCTTAGTTCCATTCCCGTCATTCCGCTGCCAAATCCTGGAGAAGGCGGGCCCGTATACAATGGACCTGATCACAACCGTCCATCTGGTAGTATGTGGCAGCCGGGGCATTCTCATGTTCCTGTATACCGTCCTGTTTTCCCGTCTAACGGCTCTATTACCATTTTTCCAGGCATCGGCTTTCCATGTTATAACTGCACCACTTCCTCCAGCCTGGGGCGGGTACGCATTTTAAATGCTTCCTCCGGTTATCCGCCATTTAATGTATCTTTAGGAAACTGGCGCATAGGAGAACAACTGGATAACGGTGATCTCACAAGCTACGTACAGGCTTCTTCCGGTTTCCAGACTGTTACTGTATCCGGTACTAACGGCTATATTTATATCCAGAAAATGATCACCATCCGTTCCGGTTCTGCATCAACAGTAGCTATCATCAATACCAGTACAGGACTTGATCTGTTAGAAATATCTGATCTTTCCTGTAATGGACCGTCCGGCACCACCTGCATCAGAGCCTGCAACCTTTCCCCGGACCTTGGACCTTTTGACGTAGCTTTAGAAAACCGGGGCAATTCCTACCGCACCTTCACTAATGTCCGTTTCCAGGAAGTGACCCCATTCTCCAGCTTTGCAGCAGGCTGGTATTCAATCTACGTATTCCGCACCAATGCGTTTAATAACAGCAATGCCATTGCTGCAGCTTCTGCCTCTCTTAAAGCAGGGAAATCTTACACCCTTTATATGTTTAACGATCCTTCCAATACTGGTGGACTGCGGACACTGATCTTATCAAATTAATAAAATGATGTAAGTGTCAAAAGTATAAATTGCGTTTGTGCTCGCACAAATAAGCAATTTATACTTATTGACACGCCGATTGTTTATTCATCTCCGGCTCAGTTCTGCAATGGCAGAAATGCCTGTGTCTTATCTTGCACCGTTCCAAAACCTTTTAAAAAATCAAGTTCCCCCTGCCATTCCAATGCTGCAGCTATGGTGATCCCATCTCCTGCCTGCTTGCCCACCAGTAATCTTCCCCCTTGTGCGCAAGCTGCCCGTTCACATACATTTCCTACCCCAATCTGTCTCTTTACAAAGGCAGATTCTTTAAAATCACCTGGAACCTGGTTTAACTGCTCTGGTGTATAAAAACGCTGCTCGCAATACGGTTCCATACAAAATACCTGTTTTAATCCTAATACTGCAGGTTCATCCTGTTTTACATCTACAGAAGCAATGGCTTTTACTGCCAGAGGATCGATCTTATGTACCTTTAAGAAAGCACAGACTTTTTCTTTCATATATTCCGGATCTGTTTCTCTGCGGCATCCTACGCCAAGAATTACCGCCTTTGGGACAAGACGCAGGCTATCTGACATAAGTTCAGTGTTTACCGTGATCTGGATATTTTTTTCCAGGTGTTTTCCTAATATAAAACCTTCCGGCAGTGTTTTTAAAGGCAGGTCACTGAAAACGCCAATGTGTTTTCCTTCCAACACTGCTGCCGATATGTTTTTCGCTTCTTTGCGGTCTGTGATCACCATATGATAAACTGACGCAAACAGATCCACTGCAAATTTTCCATTTACATCCGTTGCCGTAGTGATCACTGGTGTTGATCTCAGCCACTCTGCTATGCGCCTTGCCAGTCCGTTTGCTCCCCCTACATGTCCTGATAGCAAAGGGATCACAAACTGCGCTCCTTCATCCACTGAGACTACCGGCGGATCCGTCATTTTATCCCTTACCCAAGGAGCG includes these proteins:
- a CDS encoding DUF4397 domain-containing protein — encoded protein: MNSKLNPASETISMVKAAQTNEEDIPVAPLPNPGEGGPVYDDSMDNNSGGNGSFGDDLSSIPVIPLPNPGEGGPVYNGPDHNRPSGSMWQPGHSHVPVYRPVFPSNGSITIFPGIGFPCYNCTTSSSLGRVRILNASSGYPPFNVSLGNWRIGEQLDNGDLTSYVQASSGFQTVTVSGTNGYIYIQKMITIRSGSASTVAIINTSTGLDLLEISDLSCNGPSGTTCIRACNLSPDLGPFDVALENRGNSYRTFTNVRFQEVTPFSSFAAGWYSIYVFRTNAFNNSNAIAAASASLKAGKSYTLYMFNDPSNTGGLRTLILSN
- a CDS encoding YabP/YqfC family sporulation protein; translated protein: MREDRKRAVVEALGLPRDVMMGDILLHFTGPYETVVENFRSLLIYTDLYIKIKAADCVVVFKGLHLEIETYTQDVLKITGQIQSVEFLCC
- a CDS encoding cobalt-precorrin 5A hydrolase; translation: MICFTERGAWVCRRLFHKLREAGGECEAVVPGRFLREEWKKEGMKEPGGEPLSQWTGRMFAEKRGMIFVSAAGIAVRAIAPWVRDKMTDPPVVSVDEGAQFVIPLLSGHVGGANGLARRIAEWLRSTPVITTATDVNGKFAVDLFASVYHMVITDRKEAKNISAAVLEGKHIGVFSDLPLKTLPEGFILGKHLEKNIQITVNTELMSDSLRLVPKAVILGVGCRRETDPEYMKEKVCAFLKVHKIDPLAVKAIASVDVKQDEPAVLGLKQVFCMEPYCEQRFYTPEQLNQVPGDFKESAFVKRQIGVGNVCERAACAQGGRLLVGKQAGDGITIAAALEWQGELDFLKGFGTVQDKTQAFLPLQN